A portion of the uncultured Draconibacterium sp. genome contains these proteins:
- a CDS encoding TonB-dependent receptor, producing MKNKNGSKKKAMSFLMLCLFFVAFSFGAAAQKTVTGVVTDDVGVPLPGVSVVVKGTTIGTATGMDGNYSLAGVDENATLVFSFIGFEPQEIVVGNQTDMKVVLVASTIGLEEVVAIGYGTQSKKKITSAISKVDMEGVKDMPVTSSGQILQGRASGVSVNDNNGRPGASPRITIHGLSSINAGIGPLIVIDGFPVGNSMPESLNPNDIEQMTVLKDAASTSIYGARGSNGVILIETVNADKSKMEIEYNVSEGFQYFPDAWRIPMLDAVQYAQYNKERIEELNWYSGKDNAVPQIYLDVLANPEAYKNLPNWQDHIFREGTDAMLHNHNLSIKAGNEKLQAVVSGGYQKQDGIMPSTDFERFSFRTNVNAEITSWMKSTASISVARTESNSIPESGARGIFMKAATLSPLQSPYDEDGNLIPHLPADSPGYFSSANPLFEAIERTNTTVGKDLNATFGLDVQLIEGLHYKPQVYARLFSDENNSFTPSTIGRMGIGNASNLSPGAPPFVNSASNRYRNLTNWGIDNLLTYTKTLGDHHVGVLLGYTAQKQSGETASISGTGFPTDDKLNYLEAAETSASVADYSNWALNAAFVRLNYDYKAKYLIEVNFRREGSSKFGTNNKYGNFPSTSVGWRVSEEDFFPKDFFMSELKLRASYGITGNSAIGDFDRFGRLVSIPNLNNVSDNYNYVLNDGVVVGKTLTSLGNQNLKWETSRQLDVGFNAGLFDDKVTISAGYFQKTTEDMLFNVSIPNASGFSSTRDNVGEMVNKGWDIEIGANLAANNFSWSGNLSLSFLENEVTYMPEEISKITSRNNVTQVGYAVGSLYGYVINGIFNTQEQLDDPNLYGWKGAKKLGAYIYEDVNDDGKIDGSDKDVLGNPHPKMQLGFNNVFNYKDFSLSILATGAFGYDILPQGNEVLYNEKGRWNVSTKFLERWTPDDPGAGLIPAIFYPGQHAASNLWIESGNHIWIKNVTLGYQVPKSVLSKTKVISGLRFYCSVQNALKITNYSGPNPQVSTNGSNPQQFGVDNFSYPVNRTISFGANIKF from the coding sequence ATGAAAAACAAAAATGGAAGTAAAAAAAAGGCGATGAGCTTTTTGATGCTGTGTTTATTTTTCGTTGCATTTAGTTTTGGAGCCGCGGCTCAAAAAACGGTGACGGGGGTAGTTACAGACGATGTAGGAGTACCATTGCCAGGTGTTTCGGTAGTAGTTAAGGGAACAACTATTGGCACCGCCACAGGAATGGACGGAAACTATTCGCTAGCTGGGGTCGATGAAAATGCAACACTTGTATTTTCTTTTATTGGTTTCGAACCACAGGAAATTGTGGTTGGAAATCAAACAGATATGAAGGTTGTCCTGGTAGCTTCAACTATCGGTTTAGAAGAGGTAGTTGCAATTGGTTACGGCACACAGAGTAAGAAGAAAATTACTTCTGCTATTTCGAAAGTTGACATGGAGGGTGTTAAAGATATGCCTGTAACATCTTCAGGTCAAATCCTGCAGGGAAGGGCTTCAGGCGTTTCAGTTAATGATAATAACGGTAGACCCGGCGCTTCTCCCCGAATTACAATACATGGGCTAAGCTCTATTAATGCTGGTATTGGCCCGCTTATCGTTATTGATGGTTTTCCGGTTGGAAATTCAATGCCCGAAAGTTTAAACCCGAACGACATTGAGCAGATGACGGTATTAAAAGATGCAGCATCTACTTCTATTTATGGAGCGCGAGGATCAAATGGGGTAATTTTGATTGAGACGGTGAATGCCGATAAATCAAAAATGGAAATCGAATACAATGTGTCAGAAGGATTTCAGTATTTTCCTGATGCGTGGAGAATACCGATGTTGGATGCAGTGCAATATGCACAATACAACAAAGAACGTATTGAGGAATTAAATTGGTATAGTGGTAAGGATAACGCGGTTCCGCAGATTTACCTCGATGTGCTTGCAAACCCTGAAGCTTATAAGAATTTACCAAACTGGCAAGATCATATCTTCAGAGAGGGGACTGACGCCATGCTACATAATCACAATCTTTCGATTAAAGCCGGAAATGAAAAATTACAGGCAGTTGTTTCTGGAGGTTATCAAAAACAAGATGGTATTATGCCAAGTACCGATTTCGAACGTTTCTCGTTCAGAACAAATGTTAATGCTGAAATTACAAGCTGGATGAAATCAACTGCTAGTATATCTGTAGCGCGTACTGAGAGTAATTCAATTCCGGAAAGTGGAGCGAGGGGGATTTTTATGAAAGCTGCCACCTTGAGTCCGCTTCAATCTCCTTACGATGAAGATGGGAATCTTATACCTCACCTTCCGGCAGATTCTCCGGGGTATTTCTCCAGTGCAAATCCTCTTTTTGAAGCGATTGAAAGAACCAATACTACCGTTGGGAAAGATTTAAATGCAACTTTTGGATTAGATGTTCAGCTAATTGAAGGCCTGCATTATAAACCACAGGTTTATGCTCGTTTATTTAGCGATGAGAATAATTCTTTTACTCCTTCTACTATAGGTAGAATGGGAATTGGAAATGCCAGCAACCTTTCTCCTGGTGCACCACCTTTTGTAAATTCGGCTTCAAACCGATACCGGAACCTTACCAATTGGGGCATCGATAACCTGTTAACCTATACAAAAACTTTAGGCGATCATCATGTTGGTGTTTTATTGGGTTATACAGCCCAAAAGCAATCAGGCGAGACTGCCAGTATTAGCGGAACCGGTTTCCCAACCGATGATAAGTTAAATTACCTGGAAGCAGCAGAGACTTCGGCATCCGTTGCCGATTATTCCAACTGGGCATTAAATGCTGCCTTTGTGCGCTTAAATTACGATTATAAAGCCAAATACCTAATCGAGGTAAATTTCCGTAGAGAAGGTTCCTCCAAATTCGGAACCAACAATAAGTATGGTAATTTTCCTTCAACATCAGTTGGATGGAGAGTTTCTGAGGAAGATTTCTTTCCAAAGGATTTTTTCATGAGTGAATTGAAACTTAGAGCAAGTTATGGTATAACAGGAAACTCTGCAATTGGTGACTTCGACCGCTTTGGTAGATTGGTTTCTATTCCTAATTTAAATAATGTGTCTGACAATTATAACTATGTTTTAAATGACGGGGTTGTAGTGGGAAAAACACTTACTTCACTTGGTAATCAGAATTTGAAATGGGAGACCAGCAGACAGTTGGACGTAGGTTTTAACGCTGGTTTATTTGATGATAAAGTAACAATTAGTGCAGGTTATTTCCAGAAAACAACAGAAGACATGTTGTTTAATGTTTCCATTCCAAATGCATCAGGATTTAGTTCAACACGAGATAATGTTGGTGAAATGGTAAACAAGGGATGGGATATTGAAATTGGAGCCAACCTTGCTGCTAATAATTTTTCTTGGAGTGGCAATTTAAGTTTATCGTTTTTGGAGAATGAAGTTACTTACATGCCTGAGGAAATTTCAAAAATTACTTCAAGAAATAATGTTACCCAGGTTGGTTATGCCGTTGGTTCGCTTTATGGTTATGTAATTAATGGAATATTTAATACACAGGAACAGTTAGACGATCCTAATTTGTACGGTTGGAAAGGCGCCAAAAAACTGGGTGCTTATATTTACGAAGATGTTAATGACGACGGAAAAATTGATGGTTCTGATAAGGATGTTCTTGGAAATCCTCACCCTAAAATGCAATTAGGCTTTAATAATGTGTTTAATTACAAAGATTTTTCACTTTCAATTTTAGCCACCGGAGCATTTGGTTACGACATTCTTCCACAAGGAAACGAAGTGCTCTACAACGAAAAAGGACGCTGGAATGTGAGTACTAAATTTCTGGAAAGATGGACCCCGGATGATCCTGGAGCAGGTTTAATTCCTGCAATTTTTTATCCCGGGCAACATGCTGCATCCAACCTATGGATTGAAAGTGGTAACCATATCTGGATAAAAAATGTAACTCTGGGATACCAGGTGCCAAAATCAGTACTTAGTAAAACTAAAGTGATATCCGGATTACGTTTCTATTGCAGTGTTCAAAATGCACTGAAAATCACCAATTATTCAGGCCCTAATCCACAGGTTAGTACTAATGGCTCTAATCCACAACAGTTTGGGGTTGATAATTTTTCTTACCCGGTTAACCGTACCATTTCATTTGGTGCTAATATTAAATTTTAA
- a CDS encoding glycosyl hydrolase, translated as MKLNSNSKNIFFALLAVLVFYSCQNDATISDTKFQEIKKGFQSPTDNNTLWCYWYWINDDISKEGITKDLLAMKEAGIGAALIGNINPAGIDGKVPMLSEDWWAHMVHAVTEGKRIGVDIGIFNCPGWSQSGGPWVDYTKAMRYLTYSETKVTGPAKVNVKLVQPQVEFQDTHTLAFLAPADENRNLSKLGAKVDSDSNMQNLQNLVDGDLKTSVSFKLERETEISFDINLSEEMTARQISITPGNDAFKCSCSLYAEIDGEETFVKQFEFNRSNFKVNVGPITHGDLAISLNDVKSRRFRLECKRFVSRTNQAGFAEINISEAPVLEKYIEKQLGKMLPTPTPKWNTYIWDTQDSEIDSELIVDAQQVIDVSEFVNENGQLVWNAPQGEWTIIRIGMSPTGTKNSPSAPQGQGYEIDKMNRQLAKFHFDNFVGEFLKRIPEESKSAFKYVIADSYEMGSQNWTDGYEIKFREKFGYDPVKYLPVLSGRIVGSVEESERFLWDLRRSVADDVAYEYVGGLRKASNEHNLQTWLENYGHWGFPSEFMMYGGQSDLIAGEFWNEGTLGNIECKASSSTSHTYGKGRTSAEAFTASRKSYLRHPAMLKKRGDWSFTEGINHLVLHLYIQQPDDNRMPGMNAWFSTEFNRHNTWFSQADNYFDYLRRCQHLLQQGQYAADVCYFIGENAPIMTGGRNPEIPKGYTYDYINGEVILDRLSVKDGKFVLPDGMSYSVMVLPPVNSMRPEILAKLEQMVQQGGVILGQKPEKSPSLQNYPRCDEQVQELAAKLWAGEYVDGQLTNKYGEGLVLDGQKLSEVFSLLKLKKDVDVPDETPILWTHRTMPGMDIYFITNQSDEEIEIKPVFRVNKNLKPQLWDAVSGEIGHLNEYTHSEAGTTVPIKLKPEQSWFVVFCKNDDEDIKAGYAINFPEPQVLQTINKSFTVDFLNKEIGPAEPVVFEKLSDWSKSTNDKIKYYSGTAVYSTAFNVEALPDQGDMFLNLSNVSVMAEVKLNGQEVGGVWIAPYRLNVSGLLKQGENTLEVEVVNLWRNQMIKDKMLPEDERYTWTVFDDIKTGEEPHTSGLLGPVTIEIMK; from the coding sequence ATGAAACTAAATTCAAACTCAAAGAACATCTTTTTTGCCCTTTTAGCGGTTCTTGTATTTTATTCATGTCAAAATGATGCAACTATCTCCGATACAAAATTTCAGGAGATAAAAAAGGGATTTCAATCGCCAACCGATAACAATACCCTTTGGTGTTATTGGTACTGGATTAACGATGATATTTCGAAGGAAGGTATTACCAAAGATTTGCTTGCCATGAAAGAAGCCGGTATTGGAGCTGCCTTAATTGGCAACATTAATCCTGCAGGTATTGATGGTAAAGTGCCGATGTTAAGTGAAGACTGGTGGGCGCACATGGTACATGCTGTTACCGAAGGGAAACGGATAGGTGTAGATATTGGTATTTTTAATTGTCCCGGCTGGAGTCAATCGGGCGGACCGTGGGTCGATTATACAAAGGCAATGCGTTACCTCACTTATAGCGAAACTAAAGTTACTGGACCCGCAAAAGTAAATGTAAAACTGGTTCAGCCACAGGTTGAATTTCAGGATACACATACTTTAGCGTTTTTAGCACCAGCTGATGAGAACCGTAACCTTTCTAAACTTGGAGCCAAAGTAGATTCTGATTCCAATATGCAGAACCTTCAAAATTTAGTCGATGGTGATCTGAAAACATCAGTAAGTTTTAAATTGGAAAGAGAAACTGAAATATCTTTTGATATCAATCTATCCGAAGAAATGACAGCACGTCAGATTTCGATTACTCCAGGTAACGATGCCTTTAAGTGTTCTTGCTCATTATATGCTGAAATTGATGGAGAAGAAACATTTGTTAAACAGTTTGAATTCAACAGAAGTAATTTTAAAGTTAATGTTGGCCCAATTACACATGGCGATTTGGCTATTTCTTTAAACGACGTTAAGTCCCGTAGATTCAGATTAGAGTGTAAACGCTTTGTAAGCCGAACAAATCAGGCTGGCTTTGCCGAAATTAACATCTCAGAAGCACCCGTTTTAGAAAAATACATTGAAAAACAATTGGGGAAAATGTTGCCAACTCCGACGCCCAAATGGAACACATATATTTGGGATACACAGGATTCAGAGATTGATTCAGAGCTTATCGTTGATGCACAACAGGTAATTGATGTTAGTGAGTTTGTAAACGAAAACGGACAGCTGGTTTGGAATGCTCCACAGGGGGAGTGGACCATTATACGAATTGGGATGAGTCCGACCGGTACAAAAAACTCACCTTCGGCGCCACAAGGACAGGGGTACGAAATTGACAAAATGAACAGACAGTTGGCTAAGTTTCATTTCGATAATTTTGTAGGTGAATTTTTAAAGCGCATTCCTGAAGAAAGTAAATCGGCTTTTAAATATGTGATTGCCGACAGTTACGAAATGGGCTCGCAAAACTGGACCGACGGTTACGAAATAAAATTCAGGGAAAAATTTGGCTACGACCCTGTAAAATACCTGCCGGTTTTATCAGGAAGAATTGTTGGGAGTGTGGAAGAATCGGAACGTTTTCTTTGGGATTTGCGTCGTTCGGTAGCCGACGATGTTGCTTACGAATATGTTGGTGGTTTGCGAAAAGCCAGCAACGAACATAACTTACAAACCTGGCTGGAAAACTATGGACACTGGGGATTTCCATCGGAGTTTATGATGTATGGCGGACAGTCGGATTTAATTGCCGGCGAATTCTGGAATGAAGGAACATTGGGAAATATCGAATGCAAAGCTTCTTCATCAACCTCACACACATACGGAAAAGGGCGAACTTCGGCAGAGGCGTTTACTGCATCTCGGAAATCCTATTTGCGACACCCGGCAATGCTTAAAAAACGTGGCGACTGGAGTTTTACTGAAGGTATTAACCACTTGGTATTACACCTTTATATTCAGCAACCCGACGATAATAGAATGCCCGGAATGAACGCATGGTTTAGTACTGAGTTTAACCGCCACAACACCTGGTTTAGTCAGGCCGATAATTATTTCGATTACTTGCGCCGTTGCCAGCACTTGTTGCAGCAAGGACAATACGCTGCCGATGTTTGTTATTTTATTGGCGAAAATGCACCAATTATGACCGGTGGCAGAAACCCGGAAATTCCCAAAGGTTATACCTACGATTATATAAACGGAGAAGTAATTCTCGACCGTCTCTCGGTTAAAGACGGCAAATTTGTTTTACCCGATGGAATGAGTTACAGCGTAATGGTGCTTCCTCCGGTAAATTCAATGCGCCCGGAAATATTGGCGAAACTGGAACAAATGGTTCAGCAGGGCGGTGTTATTCTGGGACAAAAACCTGAAAAATCACCAAGTCTTCAGAATTATCCGAGATGCGATGAACAGGTGCAGGAACTGGCTGCCAAACTTTGGGCAGGTGAATATGTGGATGGGCAACTAACCAATAAATACGGCGAAGGGCTTGTTTTGGATGGGCAGAAGCTTAGCGAAGTTTTCAGTCTGCTAAAACTGAAAAAAGATGTGGATGTGCCGGATGAAACACCGATACTGTGGACACATCGCACCATGCCCGGAATGGATATTTATTTTATCACCAACCAAAGTGATGAAGAAATTGAAATCAAACCTGTTTTCAGAGTAAATAAGAACTTAAAACCTCAATTATGGGATGCCGTATCGGGTGAAATTGGGCACTTAAATGAATATACGCATTCAGAAGCAGGTACAACCGTCCCAATAAAATTGAAGCCGGAACAAAGCTGGTTTGTGGTATTCTGTAAGAATGATGACGAGGATATTAAAGCCGGTTACGCGATAAATTTCCCAGAGCCGCAAGTGCTACAAACCATAAATAAATCGTTTACTGTTGATTTCCTAAACAAGGAAATTGGCCCTGCTGAACCGGTAGTTTTCGAAAAACTGTCAGACTGGTCAAAATCAACGAATGATAAAATAAAATACTACTCGGGTACAGCGGTTTACAGTACTGCTTTCAATGTTGAAGCTCTGCCTGATCAGGGTGATATGTTCCTTAATTTAAGTAATGTGAGCGTAATGGCAGAAGTAAAACTGAATGGGCAAGAAGTTGGTGGTGTTTGGATAGCTCCGTACCGCTTAAATGTTTCGGGCCTGTTAAAACAAGGTGAAAATACACTTGAAGTTGAAGTGGTAAACCTTTGGCGGAACCAAATGATAAAAGATAAAATGTTGCCTGAAGATGAGCGATATACCTGGACTGTGTTTGATGATATAAAAACGGGCGAAGAACCACATACATCAGGTTTATTGGGACCCGTAACCATTGAAATTATGAAATAG
- a CDS encoding glycoside hydrolase family 88 protein has protein sequence MKQIFLVLIIISLKITGFAQSPKPEDVKKDMKRVADWQIEHFDQCYSNPNKPHHPLAWHNGALYVGMVKWADMADDNTYWEWMKNIAIEHKYQLHERKYHADDHTVGQMYCELYRKYGDKEMIAPTVKQFDFIIYHPAQSKLNWKTPYSQDRWSWCDALFMSPPVWAKLYKITGEQKYLNFMVEEYKATTDFLFDNKESLYYRDESYIGKLDNGTKIFWGRGNGWVFAGLANILTELEPGSKEHKYFLKIYKKMAKRLLEIQTPEGHWAMSLLGQDYYPTPETSGSSFFTYGLAWGINNGVLDHEKYKPAVVKAWNAMASYITEDGMLGYVQPVGAAPGNAWLDKTEVYGTGAFLSAGSEVYKLLGGK, from the coding sequence ATGAAACAGATTTTTTTAGTATTGATTATAATTTCCTTAAAAATTACGGGATTTGCTCAATCGCCAAAACCTGAAGATGTAAAAAAAGATATGAAACGAGTTGCTGATTGGCAAATCGAACATTTCGACCAATGTTACAGCAACCCTAACAAACCACATCATCCACTGGCCTGGCACAATGGAGCACTATATGTAGGTATGGTAAAATGGGCAGATATGGCCGATGATAATACCTATTGGGAATGGATGAAAAATATTGCCATAGAACATAAGTATCAACTGCACGAACGTAAATATCATGCTGATGACCATACCGTAGGTCAAATGTATTGCGAGTTGTATCGTAAATACGGAGATAAAGAAATGATTGCACCTACAGTTAAGCAATTCGATTTTATTATATATCACCCGGCACAAAGTAAATTGAACTGGAAAACTCCATATAGCCAAGACCGCTGGAGCTGGTGTGATGCCCTGTTTATGTCGCCTCCTGTGTGGGCAAAACTTTACAAAATTACGGGCGAACAAAAATACCTCAACTTCATGGTGGAAGAATATAAAGCAACCACGGATTTCTTATTCGATAATAAGGAATCACTTTATTATCGCGATGAGAGTTATATCGGAAAACTTGATAATGGAACCAAAATATTTTGGGGACGTGGCAATGGCTGGGTGTTTGCAGGTCTTGCAAATATTTTGACTGAACTCGAGCCTGGAAGTAAAGAACACAAGTACTTCCTGAAAATTTATAAGAAAATGGCCAAACGCCTGCTGGAAATTCAAACGCCAGAAGGACATTGGGCCATGAGTTTGTTGGGGCAGGATTATTATCCAACACCCGAAACCAGTGGCTCGTCTTTCTTCACTTACGGACTTGCATGGGGAATAAACAATGGTGTTTTAGATCATGAAAAATACAAACCGGCAGTAGTAAAAGCCTGGAATGCCATGGCAAGTTATATCACTGAAGACGGAATGTTGGGTTACGTGCAGCCTGTTGGCGCTGCTCCAGGAAATGCCTGGCTAGATAAAACAGAAGTATACGGGACAGGAGCGTTTTTAAGTGCCGGATCTGAAGTATATAAATTACTTGGAGGCAAATAG
- a CDS encoding RagB/SusD family nutrient uptake outer membrane protein produces the protein MKKYNYISKVLKGLVVFSLFFTISCQEEFLEVTPNYYLTEGDFYKTEGDFQQAVIGVYGKLQQFTLQAHFLQEGISDNTTYDNQLDQGSLGGGRQYGFIDQWLMTSDAGTINESWNLIYGAVKDCNFALAGLEGTEIDADVAKQVEGELKFFRAYFYFTAVRYWGDIPLILEPVTTAEDAFAITRSTVEEVYQAIISDVNVAASTLPASYSGTDVGRVTSGAATMLLADVYMTRHEYSKAEAELRKIVGATQYGLLDDYAEVFNPSNKNSKESIFEVQFKEGDEGEASNFMYQFAPKDSRGVVVVGPETANGRNIPTNDMVNAYEEGDLRKDISIGYFDRATSPLYYVKKYDHDTDPEFSRTPDNWPVYRYADALLMLAEAINEQSFNAGEPFELLNEVRNRAGLESLSSADAADQEALRYVLLQERRVELAFENHRWFDLIRSGKAIEILTAHGAMERANPSLDPPDFLPVTDESFRISEDKLIFPIPINELNKNPNLLPQNGNY, from the coding sequence ATGAAGAAGTACAATTATATATCAAAAGTATTGAAAGGATTAGTTGTTTTCTCACTATTCTTTACCATTTCATGTCAGGAAGAATTTTTGGAAGTAACACCTAATTATTACCTTACAGAAGGTGACTTTTATAAAACAGAAGGCGATTTCCAGCAGGCTGTAATTGGCGTTTATGGCAAACTGCAACAATTTACGTTACAAGCCCATTTTTTACAGGAAGGCATTTCTGATAATACAACCTACGATAATCAGCTTGATCAGGGGAGTTTGGGCGGTGGTCGTCAGTATGGTTTTATCGATCAATGGCTTATGACTTCTGATGCTGGAACAATTAACGAATCATGGAACCTGATTTATGGTGCGGTTAAAGATTGCAATTTTGCTCTTGCAGGTTTGGAAGGTACAGAAATTGATGCAGATGTAGCCAAACAAGTTGAAGGAGAATTGAAGTTTTTTCGTGCCTATTTTTACTTTACCGCTGTTAGGTATTGGGGCGATATTCCTTTAATACTGGAACCTGTTACAACAGCTGAGGATGCATTTGCCATTACCAGAAGTACCGTAGAAGAGGTCTATCAGGCCATTATCAGCGATGTTAATGTTGCTGCTTCTACTTTACCGGCAAGTTATTCAGGCACTGATGTTGGTAGGGTAACAAGTGGAGCTGCAACAATGCTTTTAGCCGATGTGTATATGACCCGTCATGAATACTCAAAAGCTGAAGCTGAATTAAGAAAGATTGTTGGTGCAACACAATATGGATTATTGGATGACTATGCAGAAGTATTTAATCCTTCCAACAAAAATAGCAAAGAATCGATTTTTGAGGTACAATTTAAAGAAGGAGACGAAGGAGAAGCCAGTAATTTTATGTATCAGTTTGCTCCGAAAGATTCTCGTGGAGTTGTTGTTGTTGGGCCAGAAACAGCTAACGGCAGGAATATCCCAACAAACGATATGGTTAATGCCTATGAAGAGGGTGACTTAAGAAAGGATATTTCAATTGGTTATTTTGATCGGGCAACTTCACCTTTGTATTATGTGAAAAAATATGACCACGATACAGATCCCGAATTTTCAAGAACTCCTGATAACTGGCCGGTATACAGATATGCAGATGCTTTGTTAATGTTGGCAGAAGCAATTAACGAACAAAGCTTTAATGCAGGCGAACCATTTGAATTATTAAACGAGGTTCGGAATCGTGCGGGCCTGGAATCGTTATCATCTGCTGATGCAGCCGATCAAGAAGCGCTTAGATATGTTTTATTGCAAGAACGAAGAGTAGAATTGGCTTTTGAAAACCACCGTTGGTTTGATCTTATCAGAAGTGGAAAAGCAATTGAAATATTAACCGCACATGGTGCAATGGAAAGGGCAAATCCTAGCTTGGATCCACCTGATTTTTTACCTGTCACTGATGAATCATTCAGGATTAGCGAGGATAAGTTAATCTTCCCAATTCCAATTAATGAGTTAAATAAGAACCCGAATCTGCTTCCACAGAATGGGAATTATTAA
- a CDS encoding sulfatase has product MKTKVYIIILVLIFAISALANCQQVEEITKPNIVYILTDQWRASAFGYAGDPNVKTPQLDNFAKEAVNFANAVSVCPVCTPHRASLLTGKYPTTTGMFLNDLYLPDEELCMAEIFKAEGYKTAYLGKWHLDGHGRINNVEPERRQGFDYWKALECSHDYNNMPYYSNEDPEMKYWKTYSPFALAKDAKQYLTDNASSDQPFLLFISVATPHFPHNSAPQKYKDMYPLEDLKFAPNVPEEKKSALRKELQGYYAHCTATDEAIGRVLSKMKELNLMENTIVVFTSDHGEMMGAHGVRVYTKQLAWDESMRVPFLIHYPGINENKGVVVNAPINTPDILPSLLGLANLQIPETIEGENLAELVLNPNTDVDRAALVMNLCPFTREYKYPEYRAIRTKQYTYARTLEGAAKLFDNLNDPYQMINLVDQPEFASLQQELDAKLNEQLAKIGDDFQPRDYYLNKFNLVLDTTKNCINYWDFDKGEGVMQTPSLNH; this is encoded by the coding sequence ATGAAAACAAAGGTCTATATAATAATTTTGGTTTTAATATTTGCTATTAGTGCACTTGCTAACTGTCAACAGGTTGAGGAAATTACAAAACCTAACATAGTTTACATCCTAACCGACCAATGGCGAGCTTCGGCTTTCGGATATGCCGGTGATCCTAACGTTAAAACACCTCAACTGGATAACTTTGCAAAGGAGGCTGTAAACTTTGCCAACGCCGTTTCGGTGTGTCCGGTTTGTACACCCCATCGTGCTTCGTTATTAACCGGTAAATATCCTACAACAACAGGCATGTTTTTAAACGATTTGTATTTGCCCGATGAAGAACTTTGTATGGCTGAAATTTTTAAAGCAGAAGGGTATAAAACGGCATATTTGGGTAAATGGCACCTCGACGGCCATGGCCGAATCAATAATGTTGAACCCGAAAGACGGCAGGGTTTTGATTACTGGAAGGCGCTAGAGTGTTCGCACGATTATAACAACATGCCTTATTATTCGAACGAAGATCCTGAAATGAAATATTGGAAAACATATTCGCCGTTTGCATTGGCAAAGGATGCTAAACAGTATTTAACCGATAATGCCAGCAGCGATCAGCCTTTTCTTTTATTTATTTCAGTAGCTACACCACACTTTCCACATAACAGTGCCCCACAGAAATACAAGGACATGTATCCATTGGAAGATTTGAAATTTGCACCCAATGTGCCCGAAGAAAAGAAGTCTGCTTTGCGTAAAGAGTTACAAGGTTATTATGCTCATTGCACCGCAACAGATGAAGCAATTGGTCGCGTTCTGAGCAAAATGAAAGAGCTTAACCTGATGGAGAATACAATTGTTGTATTTACTTCAGATCATGGTGAAATGATGGGGGCACACGGGGTGAGAGTATATACTAAACAATTGGCCTGGGACGAATCCATGAGGGTGCCGTTTTTAATTCATTATCCCGGAATTAATGAAAATAAAGGTGTAGTTGTTAATGCGCCTATCAATACGCCCGATATATTACCTTCATTGCTGGGCTTGGCCAATTTGCAGATCCCAGAAACTATTGAAGGAGAAAATCTTGCTGAATTGGTTTTAAATCCTAATACGGATGTTGATCGCGCTGCACTGGTAATGAATCTTTGTCCGTTTACCAGGGAATACAAATACCCGGAATACCGCGCCATAAGAACCAAACAATATACCTACGCCCGCACGTTGGAGGGAGCTGCAAAATTGTTCGATAATTTAAATGACCCTTACCAAATGATTAATTTAGTGGATCAACCGGAATTTGCTTCCTTACAACAAGAACTGGATGCGAAACTGAATGAGCAACTGGCAAAAATTGGTGACGATTTTCAACCGCGAGATTATTATTTGAATAAATTCAACCTTGTGTTGGATACAACAAAGAACTGTATTAACTACTGGGATTTTGATAAGGGGGAAGGTGTAATGCAAACTCCGTCATTAAATCATTAG